One genomic region from Nymphaea colorata isolate Beijing-Zhang1983 chromosome 10, ASM883128v2, whole genome shotgun sequence encodes:
- the LOC116261965 gene encoding phosphoprotein ECPP44-like — protein sequence MAEDHKSHDSEAVVSGRGLLDVFKKEKEDDHQATELEDVNVLQFKQDNVEKEKEDDQYHGLKFHGSDDSSSSSGEEEGDSEEKIKKKKKEKKSLKDKIKVKICGEEEKPRAEGEELLLVKEEMPVVEVEGHPPEKKSFLEKIKEKMPGGDSNPAPPRPTTSPLLADTVAHQPEPQGRYHEGEGPEIETKGIVEKIKEKLPGYHPKSASTEGGQGAHRD from the exons ATGGCTGAAGATCATAAGTCCCATGACAGTGAGGCTGTTGTCTCGGGGAGGGGCTTGCTTGATGTGTTCAAAAAGgagaaggaggacgaccaccAAGCTACTGAATTGGAGGACGTCAATGTTTTGCAGTTTAAGCAAGATAAtgtggagaaggagaaggaggacGACCAGTACCATGGCTTGAAGTTCCATGGTTCTGATGATTCTAGCTCT TCAAGTGGCGAAGAAGAAGGCGACTCCGAAGAGAagatcaaaaagaagaaaaaagagaagaagagccTGAAAGACAAGATCAAGGTGAAGATATgtggagaagaggagaagcCTAGAGCTGAAGGCGAAGAGCTTCTGCTGGTAAAGGAGGAGATGCCCGTTGTGGAAGTGGAAGGACACCCCCCTGAGAAGAAGAGCTTCCTGGAGAAGATCAAGGAGAAAATGCCTGGTGGCGATTCCAACCCAGCACCGCCACGGCCAACAACATCGCCGCTGCTGGCTGATACAGTGGCACATCAACCTGAGCCCCAGGGGCGCTACCATGAAGGTGAAGGTCCAGAAATTGAGACGAAGGGCATAGTGGAGAAGATCAAGGAGAAGCTGCCTGGCTACCATCCCAAGAGCGCTAGTACTGAAGGAGGGCAAGGTGCCCACCGTGATTGA